One part of the Natronorubrum sediminis genome encodes these proteins:
- a CDS encoding hydroxyacid-oxoacid transhydrogenase: MHDPETVWDFAMADQLKFGLEASTELGAELEARGVDSALVVTDEQLRETGVVEDALSSVPADLEVTIFEGVEPDPAVDVYEAALEAAADTDPDAIVGVGGGSSLDVAKVTGALVGTERDLLEYIAPPIGGGEPVPASETVVFALPTTAGTGAESSPAAVVSLPDRELKVGISSRYLYPDLAIVDPLLTVSLPPSITAASGMDALTHAIEAYTTRRYDTKETPTHASERANYGGRTGMTDMYAKQAIELIGGSLQRAVNNGEDVEARRDMALGSVLAGIAFTNAGLGATHAMAYPVAGENHTPHGVTVAALLPSVMRYNASTAYDRYGTIAELLGESLEGASDREAGERAAIAVESLCADIGIPDGLAELGVEDDDIPRLAEKTAEIQRLLVGNPRRVTTDDLETIFADAY, encoded by the coding sequence ATGCACGACCCAGAGACGGTGTGGGACTTCGCGATGGCGGATCAGCTCAAATTCGGTCTCGAGGCCAGTACGGAATTGGGAGCCGAACTCGAGGCGCGCGGCGTCGACTCGGCCCTCGTCGTCACCGACGAACAGCTTCGAGAAACCGGCGTCGTCGAGGACGCGCTGTCGTCGGTTCCTGCCGACCTCGAGGTCACAATTTTCGAGGGCGTCGAACCGGACCCGGCCGTCGATGTCTACGAAGCGGCCCTCGAGGCAGCCGCTGACACCGATCCGGACGCGATCGTTGGCGTCGGCGGCGGGAGTTCCCTCGACGTCGCGAAAGTGACCGGCGCGCTCGTCGGTACGGAGCGCGACCTCCTCGAGTACATCGCGCCGCCAATCGGGGGCGGAGAACCCGTTCCAGCGTCCGAAACCGTCGTGTTCGCCCTCCCCACGACCGCCGGCACCGGAGCCGAAAGCTCGCCAGCCGCGGTCGTCTCCCTCCCGGATCGGGAACTGAAAGTCGGTATCTCGAGTCGCTATCTCTACCCTGACCTCGCTATCGTCGACCCGCTGTTGACCGTCTCGCTCCCGCCGTCGATCACCGCGGCGTCCGGGATGGACGCGCTCACCCACGCTATCGAGGCCTACACGACGCGTCGATACGACACCAAGGAAACACCCACGCACGCCTCCGAGCGGGCGAATTACGGGGGTCGAACGGGGATGACCGACATGTACGCGAAACAGGCCATCGAACTGATCGGCGGCAGTCTCCAGCGCGCGGTCAACAACGGCGAAGACGTCGAGGCCCGTCGCGACATGGCACTCGGCAGCGTACTCGCCGGAATCGCCTTCACGAACGCCGGACTCGGCGCGACCCACGCCATGGCCTACCCGGTCGCCGGCGAAAATCATACGCCACACGGCGTCACCGTCGCCGCCTTGTTGCCATCGGTGATGCGCTACAACGCCTCGACGGCGTACGATCGCTACGGAACCATCGCCGAGTTGTTGGGAGAGTCCCTCGAGGGTGCGAGCGACCGCGAAGCCGGCGAGCGAGCCGCAATCGCAGTCGAATCGCTGTGTGCCGACATCGGCATTCCCGACGGACTCGCGGAACTGGGCGTCGAAGACGACGACATTCCGCGACTCGCGGAGAAAACGGCCGAAATTCAGCGACTGCTAGTCGGGAACCCGCGACGCGTCACTACGGACGACCTCGAGACCATCTTCGCGGACGCGTACTGA
- a CDS encoding DUF3450 domain-containing protein — protein MTTRRPVILLVFLAVLGLTMAPAAGGVVDSSVSSSPSIDNESAESPDTNVSTFMQSSAADAESEVDAGMYESKYESAEDDRDEVVHDRTDQLEDQQESLEDEYETLQEESDSTDGEYQARMTQLTVQINALERSINQTEQQAAEAGVDDDRLDALQENASEMAGPDVAAFAQELTGPSGTPGGGSLPDAGSSAESSDRGQGESPQSTDSGPPAETPNGDE, from the coding sequence ATGACCACCAGACGGCCGGTTATCCTGCTCGTCTTCCTCGCAGTCCTCGGGCTCACGATGGCACCCGCTGCAGGAGGTGTCGTCGATAGTTCGGTGAGTTCCAGTCCGTCTATCGATAACGAGTCTGCAGAGAGTCCGGACACGAACGTCTCCACGTTTATGCAATCGAGCGCGGCAGATGCCGAAAGCGAGGTCGACGCTGGCATGTACGAATCGAAGTACGAATCCGCCGAGGACGACAGAGACGAGGTCGTCCACGACCGAACGGACCAACTCGAGGATCAACAGGAATCCCTCGAAGACGAGTACGAAACGTTGCAGGAAGAAAGCGACTCGACCGACGGTGAGTATCAGGCGCGGATGACGCAACTGACCGTTCAGATCAACGCCTTAGAGCGCTCGATCAACCAGACCGAACAGCAGGCTGCAGAGGCTGGCGTCGACGACGACCGACTCGATGCCCTGCAGGAAAACGCCTCTGAGATGGCCGGTCCGGATGTCGCTGCGTTCGCTCAGGAACTCACTGGACCGAGTGGCACTCCTGGCGGTGGATCGCTCCCTGATGCCGGTTCGTCTGCGGAGTCTTCCGACCGTGGACAAGGCGAGAGCCCACAGTCGACTGATTCTGGTCCTCCAGCAGAGACCCCGAACGGCGACGAATAA
- a CDS encoding anthranilate phosphoribosyltransferase, which translates to MAQTSQTFGEWPLKRLMTEVVGSGPKSADDMTRAQAREAFQRILAGEPDETTLGAFFLANRWKRNNPEELAGYTDVMREESVITAEPDANPVDCGANYDGKHTSAVLGVGAGLVAAAAGTPIVVHSGDRVPTQKATAYKHVLDELDVRTQLEPTESAEMVDETGFGFYYQPSFNPGVHGLYARRDQMGVRTFVNTIETVANPANADVHLGSFYHLAFAKKMTDLIGESTELEYSRAIFFQGMEGYDDIRPGYTKVAEWDHGEELEDYEIETDEYGMEMENDDLEVDDVTADSASITEDVLSGERDDHFADAIALNAAFRMYARQDVESLEDGLERARDVIADGSATAVLEDLRSF; encoded by the coding sequence ATGGCGCAGACTTCCCAGACGTTCGGCGAGTGGCCGCTCAAACGGCTGATGACCGAAGTCGTCGGCTCCGGTCCCAAGTCCGCAGACGACATGACTCGAGCGCAGGCTCGAGAGGCCTTCCAGCGCATTCTGGCCGGCGAGCCAGACGAGACGACCCTCGGCGCGTTTTTCCTCGCGAATCGCTGGAAGCGTAACAATCCCGAGGAGTTGGCTGGATACACCGACGTCATGCGCGAGGAGTCGGTCATCACCGCCGAACCCGACGCGAATCCGGTCGATTGCGGGGCGAACTACGACGGCAAGCACACGTCTGCCGTCCTCGGTGTCGGTGCCGGCCTCGTCGCTGCGGCCGCCGGGACGCCGATCGTCGTCCACTCCGGCGACCGCGTCCCGACGCAGAAGGCGACCGCCTACAAGCACGTCCTCGACGAACTGGACGTTCGAACGCAACTCGAGCCGACGGAGAGCGCCGAGATGGTCGACGAAACCGGTTTCGGCTTCTACTACCAGCCGTCGTTCAACCCCGGCGTGCACGGCCTCTACGCTCGTCGCGATCAGATGGGCGTTCGGACGTTCGTCAATACGATCGAAACCGTCGCTAACCCCGCGAACGCCGACGTTCACCTCGGCTCGTTCTACCACCTCGCGTTCGCGAAGAAGATGACCGATCTCATCGGGGAGAGCACGGAACTCGAGTACTCCCGCGCGATCTTCTTCCAGGGAATGGAAGGCTACGACGACATCCGACCCGGTTACACGAAGGTTGCCGAGTGGGACCACGGTGAGGAACTCGAGGATTACGAGATCGAGACCGACGAGTACGGCATGGAGATGGAAAACGACGACCTCGAAGTCGACGACGTCACCGCGGATTCGGCGTCGATCACCGAGGACGTGCTCTCGGGCGAGCGCGACGACCACTTCGCCGACGCCATCGCCCTCAACGCCGCGTTCCGAATGTACGCCCGTCAGGACGTCGAGAGTCTCGAGGACGGCCTCGAACGCGCTCGTGACGTGATCGCCGACGGCAGCGCGACGGCGGTGCTCGAGGACCTTCGATCGTTCTAA
- a CDS encoding alpha/beta fold hydrolase, which produces MSIQAPEHGERVSITGQYIGVEIDGVNHRVYYEESGPEDGIPLLCQHTAGNHGHEWRHLLEDEEITEHFRVIAYDLPHHGKSLPPTSEAWWNEDYTLTEEKFAESIISIADALDLDDPVYMGSSIGGNIILQLGDWHPDRFRALIGLEVGTYSPGYYLDWFHDPQVNIAEASAYACWGLMAPQGPESMRRETMHLYEQGSTGLFRGDLYYYSVDHDYRGKLDQVNPSCPVYVMNGEYDFATDPDDAREVAEGIGEQAQAVDMGSIGHFPMSENPELFIEYLKPVLDDIRGEDVDVPEKMTPESVGIDVDTPAAD; this is translated from the coding sequence ATGAGTATTCAAGCACCCGAACACGGCGAACGCGTCTCGATTACCGGTCAATACATCGGCGTCGAAATAGACGGGGTCAATCACCGCGTGTATTACGAAGAAAGTGGCCCCGAGGATGGCATTCCGCTGCTCTGTCAACATACGGCCGGAAATCACGGACACGAGTGGCGACACCTTCTCGAGGATGAGGAGATCACCGAGCACTTCCGCGTCATCGCGTACGACCTCCCCCACCACGGAAAATCGCTTCCACCGACGAGTGAAGCGTGGTGGAACGAAGACTACACGCTGACCGAAGAGAAGTTCGCGGAGAGTATCATTAGCATCGCGGACGCCCTTGACCTCGACGATCCTGTCTACATGGGCTCGAGCATCGGCGGAAACATTATTCTCCAACTCGGTGACTGGCACCCGGACAGATTCCGCGCGCTCATCGGTCTCGAGGTCGGGACCTACAGTCCGGGCTACTACCTCGATTGGTTCCACGATCCACAGGTCAATATCGCCGAAGCCAGTGCCTACGCCTGCTGGGGGCTGATGGCACCACAGGGACCCGAATCGATGCGACGAGAGACGATGCACCTCTACGAACAGGGATCGACGGGCCTGTTCCGTGGCGACCTCTACTACTACTCGGTCGACCACGACTACAGGGGAAAACTGGATCAGGTCAACCCGTCGTGTCCCGTTTACGTGATGAACGGCGAGTACGATTTCGCGACCGATCCGGACGACGCTCGCGAAGTAGCCGAGGGAATCGGCGAGCAGGCCCAGGCGGTCGACATGGGGAGCATCGGCCACTTCCCGATGAGTGAAAACCCCGAGTTGTTCATCGAGTACCTCAAACCGGTGTTAGACGATATCCGCGGCGAAGACGTGGACGTCCCCGAGAAGATGACGCCCGAATCGGTCGGGATCGACGTCGACACCCCAGCCGCAGACTAA
- a CDS encoding SDR family NAD(P)-dependent oxidoreductase, giving the protein MRLEDKTVVITGAAAGIGQATAERCAEEGAHVIVTDVDTDGGEEVAADIEADGGKATFYELDVTDSEEFHAVIDAVVETHGLDVLVNNAGTGHPGGSLESLEDEIRDFVIDINIKGVWNGCHAALPHLKEQGHGAIVNVGSLASILGLPKQAAYSMTKGAVLNMTRAVASEAGPYGVRANTVCPGFTETSLLDQYLERQDDPEKARKQMIAQYPLKRLAEPEEIADAILFLASEESSFVNGHGLVVDGGFSA; this is encoded by the coding sequence ATGAGACTCGAGGACAAGACAGTAGTCATCACCGGTGCGGCGGCGGGAATTGGACAGGCAACGGCCGAACGCTGTGCCGAGGAGGGCGCACACGTTATCGTCACCGACGTCGACACCGACGGCGGGGAGGAGGTCGCCGCGGATATCGAAGCCGACGGCGGGAAAGCGACCTTCTACGAACTCGACGTCACCGACAGCGAGGAGTTCCACGCCGTCATCGACGCCGTCGTCGAAACGCACGGCCTCGACGTGTTGGTCAACAACGCCGGGACCGGCCACCCCGGCGGCAGCCTCGAGAGCCTCGAGGACGAAATCCGTGACTTCGTCATCGACATCAACATCAAAGGCGTCTGGAACGGCTGTCACGCGGCGCTGCCACACCTCAAAGAACAGGGCCACGGAGCCATCGTCAACGTCGGTTCGCTGGCGAGCATTCTCGGCCTCCCCAAGCAGGCTGCGTACTCGATGACCAAGGGAGCAGTCCTGAACATGACTCGCGCCGTCGCCTCCGAGGCCGGCCCCTACGGCGTTCGCGCGAACACGGTCTGTCCCGGCTTCACCGAAACCTCGCTGCTCGATCAGTACCTCGAGCGACAGGATGATCCGGAGAAAGCCCGCAAACAGATGATCGCCCAGTACCCGCTGAAACGCCTTGCAGAGCCCGAAGAGATCGCAGACGCCATCCTGTTTCTGGCCAGCGAGGAGTCCTCGTTCGTCAACGGTCACGGACTGGTCGTCGACGGCGGTTTCTCTGCCTAA
- a CDS encoding iron-containing alcohol dehydrogenase family protein, whose product MSPPNTGESGLDSSAVTFTATDTRFGAGVSKTVGDLLEREGITNPLVVTDEGIEAAGLLEPLVAELAGDVSIQYATTEPSTTDFESVSNEEFDGVVALGGGSVVDTAKVRSILLAHGGDASDYLGVDAVPGSVAPLVAIPTTSGTGSQATQTAVLTHDGVKRGISDESLRPDYALVDPELTADLPPRQTARSGFDAFVHALESLTARDHRWIESRPITYQGANPASRGLAREALFQVHGALERATFDGDDRDAREAMSVGSHLAGTAFSISGLGIVHALASTLGGLTDDPHGACLAASIVAGLTYNLPVRQEAYADIARSLEVATVEATDDEAAQALVDECDRLRRSLNLPTSMRALGLERSDVDTIVENTLLQERRLPTNPRGAGDDLREHLLAVEFDD is encoded by the coding sequence ATGTCTCCACCAAACACAGGCGAGTCGGGGCTCGACTCGAGTGCAGTGACGTTCACGGCGACGGATACCCGATTCGGTGCCGGCGTCTCGAAGACCGTCGGCGACCTCCTCGAGCGCGAGGGGATCACGAACCCGCTCGTCGTGACCGACGAGGGGATCGAGGCGGCCGGCTTGCTCGAGCCACTGGTCGCGGAACTCGCCGGCGACGTGTCGATTCAGTACGCGACGACGGAACCCTCGACGACCGATTTCGAGTCCGTCTCGAACGAGGAGTTCGACGGCGTGGTCGCTCTCGGCGGTGGCTCCGTCGTCGACACGGCCAAAGTCCGTTCGATCCTCCTGGCACACGGCGGCGACGCGAGCGACTACCTCGGGGTCGACGCCGTTCCCGGTTCGGTCGCCCCGCTCGTGGCAATCCCGACGACGAGCGGAACCGGATCGCAGGCGACCCAGACCGCAGTCCTCACGCACGACGGCGTCAAACGCGGAATCAGCGACGAGTCCCTTCGGCCGGATTACGCGCTGGTCGATCCCGAACTCACCGCTGATTTGCCGCCTCGACAGACCGCTCGCTCCGGCTTCGACGCGTTCGTCCACGCCCTCGAGTCCCTGACGGCTCGCGATCACCGCTGGATCGAGTCGCGCCCGATCACTTATCAGGGAGCGAACCCCGCTTCGCGTGGACTGGCTCGAGAGGCCCTCTTTCAGGTTCACGGCGCACTCGAGCGGGCCACCTTCGACGGAGACGACCGCGACGCGCGGGAGGCGATGAGCGTCGGCTCGCACCTCGCGGGGACGGCGTTTTCGATCTCCGGGCTGGGTATCGTTCACGCCCTCGCGAGCACGCTCGGGGGCCTTACTGACGACCCACACGGTGCCTGTCTGGCCGCGTCGATCGTGGCCGGACTCACGTACAATCTGCCCGTTCGCCAGGAGGCGTACGCCGATATCGCGCGCTCACTCGAGGTAGCCACCGTGGAGGCGACGGACGACGAGGCCGCCCAGGCGCTCGTCGACGAGTGTGATCGACTTCGGCGGTCGCTGAACCTACCGACCTCGATGCGAGCGCTCGGCCTCGAGCGATCCGACGTGGACACGATCGTCGAGAACACGCTCTTGCAGGAACGACGCTTGCCGACGAATCCTCGAGGGGCTGGTGACGACCTCCGGGAGCACCTGTTGGCGGTCGAATTCGACGATTGA
- a CDS encoding DUF5802 family protein: protein MFERFSQGYYLGRLYVTPTDGTRALMHRDQHEQINEAVYATGSGVERLDTPLVMKLENHHFAVHGDENVPTDTLALPESMVEEANVRNPPSLREILLARRERAHQLLSWAGETDDDAGGHNVGT from the coding sequence ATGTTCGAGCGCTTTTCGCAGGGATACTACCTCGGTCGACTCTACGTCACCCCGACCGACGGCACCCGTGCGCTCATGCACAGGGACCAACACGAGCAGATCAACGAAGCGGTGTACGCCACCGGTTCGGGCGTCGAACGTCTCGATACACCGCTCGTGATGAAACTCGAGAACCACCACTTCGCGGTACACGGCGACGAGAACGTGCCGACGGACACCCTCGCTCTCCCCGAATCGATGGTCGAAGAAGCGAACGTCAGAAACCCGCCGTCGCTTCGAGAGATTCTCCTCGCGCGACGCGAGCGCGCCCATCAGCTACTCTCCTGGGCCGGTGAAACGGACGACGACGCGGGGGGTCACAACGTCGGAACCTAG
- a CDS encoding ArsR/SmtB family transcription factor: MDSAALLDLLGNENRRRILRLLARKPCYVTEISEYLGVSPKAVIEHLRKLEEAGLIESRVDDQRRKYFHIARHVRLEVNVSPYGFASKSAYPANSSFDITTCRHLSLDVSWDETGELDELLRALETLEQLENELSLAQRWVQGRLSGVLDAISETVGTGPESRIYADLLASIRSEPKSVGDLSSDVDAPRELVAELLESMADDGVVRRTERGWELTTGN, translated from the coding sequence ATGGACTCCGCCGCGTTGCTCGATTTGCTGGGGAACGAAAATCGGAGACGAATCCTCCGGTTACTCGCCCGCAAACCCTGTTATGTGACCGAAATCTCGGAGTACCTCGGCGTGAGCCCCAAAGCGGTGATCGAACACCTCCGGAAACTCGAGGAGGCCGGACTGATCGAGAGTCGCGTCGACGATCAGCGTCGAAAGTACTTCCACATCGCTCGTCACGTCCGACTCGAGGTCAACGTCTCCCCCTACGGCTTCGCGAGTAAGAGTGCCTATCCCGCAAATAGCAGTTTCGATATTACGACCTGTAGACACCTCTCACTCGACGTTTCCTGGGACGAAACGGGCGAACTCGACGAGTTGCTCAGGGCGCTCGAGACGCTCGAACAACTCGAAAACGAACTGTCGTTGGCCCAGCGGTGGGTCCAGGGCCGACTCAGTGGCGTCCTCGATGCAATCTCCGAAACCGTCGGAACTGGCCCCGAAAGTCGAATTTACGCCGACCTCCTGGCGAGCATTCGATCCGAGCCGAAATCGGTCGGCGACCTCAGTAGCGACGTCGACGCACCTCGCGAACTCGTCGCCGAGTTGCTCGAGTCCATGGCGGACGACGGCGTCGTTCGCCGGACCGAACGCGGTTGGGAGCTGACGACCGGCAACTGA
- a CDS encoding MFS transporter produces MAWRYRDTVLVCCTLAFFVTMVGRLAVSPVIPEIIAEFEVSNTLVGVAMTGMWLAYALTQFPSGVLADRHGERLIILASVVGTGLTSLLIVLAPHFAIFLVGTVLVGGAAGLHYSVATALLTRTYDDIGTAIGIHNAGAPAAGLITPVIVAWIAVRYGWRPAVAITAVVTVPIAVLFVWRVRPTPPRFPERRLRDSISPEQSLEILSRPSIVYTGIIAIICDFIWQGVATFLPTFLVEFRGYSTTTASILFGCYFVALGVLQIVIGNLSDRFGRDAATGVCAVTGMLGFGLLISPTGPAGVFVGILLVGCGMGWGAAVLPRFMDHLSAEEQSVGFGMIRTVYMIVAASGSIAIGLFADLFGWAVSFGILIGMLAVVLALIVANWALDLRY; encoded by the coding sequence ATGGCCTGGCGCTACCGTGATACGGTCCTCGTCTGTTGTACGCTGGCGTTTTTCGTGACGATGGTCGGACGGCTGGCCGTCAGCCCGGTCATCCCGGAGATCATCGCCGAGTTCGAGGTCTCGAACACGCTCGTCGGCGTCGCGATGACCGGCATGTGGCTCGCGTACGCCCTCACGCAGTTCCCCAGCGGCGTCCTCGCGGATCGCCACGGCGAGCGACTGATCATCCTCGCCTCCGTCGTCGGGACGGGCCTCACGAGCCTGCTGATCGTCCTCGCGCCACACTTCGCGATCTTCCTGGTCGGCACGGTGCTCGTCGGCGGTGCCGCGGGACTTCACTACAGCGTCGCGACGGCACTGCTCACGCGAACGTACGACGATATCGGGACGGCTATCGGGATTCACAACGCGGGAGCACCCGCTGCCGGGTTGATCACGCCGGTTATCGTCGCCTGGATCGCCGTCCGCTACGGCTGGCGCCCCGCCGTCGCGATCACGGCCGTCGTCACCGTGCCGATTGCCGTGCTCTTCGTCTGGCGCGTCCGGCCGACGCCGCCTCGATTCCCCGAACGACGGCTTCGGGACAGCATCTCCCCCGAACAGAGCCTCGAGATTCTCTCGCGGCCCTCGATCGTCTACACCGGCATCATCGCCATCATCTGTGACTTTATTTGGCAGGGCGTCGCCACGTTCCTGCCGACGTTTCTGGTCGAATTTCGTGGCTACTCCACGACGACGGCGAGCATCCTGTTCGGCTGTTACTTCGTCGCCTTAGGAGTGCTCCAGATCGTGATCGGGAACCTCTCCGATCGGTTTGGCCGGGATGCAGCGACCGGGGTCTGTGCCGTCACCGGAATGCTCGGATTCGGCCTGCTGATCAGCCCCACTGGCCCGGCCGGCGTCTTCGTCGGCATCCTGCTGGTCGGCTGTGGGATGGGATGGGGTGCAGCGGTCTTGCCCCGGTTCATGGACCACCTCTCGGCCGAGGAGCAAAGCGTCGGGTTCGGGATGATCAGAACCGTCTACATGATCGTCGCCGCGTCGGGGTCGATCGCCATCGGGCTCTTCGCCGACCTGTTCGGCTGGGCCGTCTCCTTTGGCATCTTGATCGGCATGCTCGCCGTCGTGCTCGCGCTCATCGTCGCGAACTGGGCGTTGGATCTCCGATACTGA
- a CDS encoding succinylglutamate desuccinylase/aspartoacylase family protein — protein sequence MTDGTHTMEEVTLARLPSGVALSTTIHTYVGDEDGPTLYVQAAQHGREINGTEALRRFHDRLPLESLSGTVVAVPVANPLTFDLVSYVTPEEFDSVNPNMNRVWPGNESGSLHQRMAARLWEEASRADAIVDLHTGSPDMQTHVVYREGDERARQLARAFGTDLLLSEQADDDADDEWHQRAFSGKLRVAAAEEGIPSITPELSHKEHILETAVETGVEGLLDVCRSLEMLPGEVPARTQTVARNHLGQVTATDAGLFRANPGLEVGEHVTEGTALGTVYDPTTYESLQEASADRDGILYALTQEATVVGGDQLASVAEIRDV from the coding sequence ATGACGGATGGAACGCATACGATGGAGGAGGTGACCCTCGCACGTCTCCCCTCGGGCGTGGCGCTGAGCACGACGATTCACACGTACGTGGGCGACGAGGACGGCCCGACGCTCTACGTGCAAGCCGCCCAGCACGGTCGCGAGATCAACGGAACCGAGGCGCTCCGACGGTTTCACGACCGACTGCCACTCGAGTCGCTGTCGGGAACGGTCGTCGCCGTTCCCGTCGCGAATCCGCTCACGTTCGATCTCGTCTCCTACGTCACGCCGGAGGAATTCGACAGCGTCAATCCGAACATGAACCGCGTCTGGCCGGGCAACGAATCGGGCAGCCTCCACCAGCGCATGGCCGCCCGCCTCTGGGAAGAAGCCAGCCGAGCCGACGCCATCGTCGACTTGCACACGGGCAGCCCAGACATGCAGACCCACGTCGTCTACCGGGAGGGCGACGAGCGAGCGCGCCAACTCGCGCGGGCCTTCGGCACCGACCTCTTGCTCTCCGAGCAGGCTGACGACGACGCCGACGACGAGTGGCACCAGCGCGCATTCTCGGGGAAGCTCCGCGTCGCCGCCGCCGAGGAGGGTATTCCGTCGATTACACCCGAACTCTCGCACAAAGAACACATCCTCGAGACGGCCGTCGAAACGGGCGTCGAGGGCCTCCTCGACGTCTGTCGCTCCCTCGAGATGCTCCCCGGCGAGGTGCCAGCACGCACACAGACGGTCGCGCGAAATCACCTCGGGCAGGTGACAGCGACCGACGCCGGATTGTTTCGCGCGAACCCGGGACTCGAGGTGGGAGAACACGTTACCGAGGGAACGGCGCTCGGAACGGTCTACGACCCGACGACGTACGAATCGCTCCAGGAGGCGAGTGCGGATCGGGACGGAATCCTCTACGCGCTCACGCAGGAAGCGACCGTCGTCGGCGGCGACCAACTCGCGAGCGTCGCAGAAATTCGAGACGTGTAG
- the ahbB gene encoding siroheme decarboxylase subunit beta, producing MSSLSGDWREQVDDVDAAIIDGYQSGIPVEERPFRRIGRELEIDEDEAVERVSRLHDAGIIRRFGAVLNPPVIGSSTLAAVSAPEDRFEEIAAIINEYRQVNHNYARDHEWNMWFVVTAGSRAKRDEILAEIEERTGCSVLNLPMLTDYYIDLEFPVVNDDRFARESLETATDSSATRITESAAGDLRAFDADLLLAIQNGFPISKTPYREIARALEADVERVLEGIERLLENGCIKRVGCVINHIVTGFDANCMVVWDVPDGRLDEWGERVGGLASVTLCYHRPRRPDQEWPYNLFTMIHGRDADAVDAKIDELATEYLPVDHDRLYSTETLKQTGARYEELVE from the coding sequence ATGAGCAGCCTCTCGGGGGACTGGCGCGAGCAGGTCGACGACGTCGATGCGGCCATCATCGACGGCTACCAGAGTGGCATTCCCGTCGAAGAACGCCCGTTTCGACGAATCGGTCGCGAACTCGAGATCGACGAAGACGAGGCCGTCGAACGTGTCAGCCGACTCCACGACGCGGGGATAATCCGGCGGTTCGGTGCCGTCCTCAATCCGCCGGTGATCGGTTCGTCGACGCTCGCGGCGGTGAGCGCGCCCGAAGATCGCTTCGAAGAGATTGCGGCGATCATCAACGAGTACCGGCAGGTCAACCACAACTACGCCCGCGACCACGAGTGGAATATGTGGTTCGTCGTCACCGCTGGCTCGCGGGCGAAACGCGACGAGATACTCGCCGAAATCGAGGAGCGAACCGGCTGTTCGGTGCTCAACTTGCCGATGCTCACCGACTACTACATCGACCTCGAGTTCCCCGTCGTCAACGACGACCGATTCGCTCGCGAATCACTCGAAACGGCGACCGACTCGTCGGCGACGCGAATCACCGAGTCGGCGGCCGGCGACCTGCGTGCCTTCGACGCCGACCTGTTACTCGCGATTCAAAACGGCTTCCCGATCTCGAAGACGCCCTACCGAGAGATTGCCCGCGCGCTCGAGGCCGACGTCGAACGTGTTCTCGAGGGGATCGAACGCCTTCTCGAGAACGGCTGCATCAAACGGGTTGGCTGCGTGATCAACCACATCGTCACCGGGTTCGACGCGAACTGTATGGTCGTCTGGGACGTTCCCGACGGCCGACTCGACGAGTGGGGGGAGCGCGTGGGCGGGCTGGCGTCCGTCACGTTGTGCTACCACCGACCCCGTCGACCGGACCAGGAGTGGCCGTACAACCTGTTCACGATGATTCACGGCCGTGATGCCGACGCCGTCGACGCGAAGATCGACGAACTGGCTACCGAGTACCTCCCCGTCGACCACGACCGACTGTACTCGACCGAGACGCTGAAACAGACGGGTGCGCGCTACGAAGAACTCGTCGAGTAA